A region from the Salicibibacter cibarius genome encodes:
- the purK gene encoding 5-(carboxyamino)imidazole ribonucleotide synthase, giving the protein MITPGKTIGILGGGQLGRMMALEAKAMGYRIAVLEPEPDSPTAQVADEEIVAPYDDATAIRKLAAISDVVTFEFENVDATTAAILSEEQKLPQGVDLLRICQHRLREKEALTSAGLNVAPYAEVTSEEDLRQGIEKLGTPSVLKTCRGGYDGKGQVVIKDKDEVSAAFRQLKDTGDLVLEQWVAFAKEISVIVTRTKAGEIVTFPVAENDHEDNILKRTVVPAQVGEKAEQSARGMAETFAENIALVGTLAMEMFYLEDGSLYVNELAPRPHNSGHYSIDACNVSQFHLHIRAICGWPLIKPESTTPVVMDNVLGEHVEKAIEIIPAYRNAFLHLYGKEEARPGRKMGHVNITGKTREETLIESEKLAIRS; this is encoded by the coding sequence ATGATTACGCCCGGGAAAACGATTGGCATCCTCGGCGGCGGCCAGCTCGGGCGGATGATGGCGCTGGAAGCAAAGGCGATGGGGTATCGCATCGCCGTTCTTGAACCGGAGCCGGATTCTCCGACCGCGCAAGTAGCGGATGAAGAGATCGTCGCCCCTTATGATGATGCCACAGCCATCCGAAAGCTGGCAGCGATCAGCGATGTCGTTACCTTTGAATTCGAAAATGTCGATGCGACGACGGCCGCCATTTTATCGGAAGAACAAAAGTTGCCGCAAGGGGTCGATCTCTTGCGCATATGCCAACACCGTCTGCGTGAAAAAGAAGCGCTCACCTCGGCAGGCCTTAACGTCGCCCCTTATGCGGAAGTCACATCAGAGGAAGATTTAAGGCAAGGCATTGAAAAGCTGGGAACCCCTTCGGTGCTTAAAACGTGCCGTGGTGGCTATGATGGCAAAGGGCAAGTGGTGATCAAAGATAAAGACGAAGTTTCCGCCGCTTTTCGGCAATTAAAAGATACAGGGGATCTTGTGTTGGAGCAATGGGTGGCTTTTGCCAAAGAAATCTCCGTCATCGTGACGAGAACAAAAGCGGGTGAGATTGTTACGTTTCCGGTGGCCGAAAACGACCACGAAGACAATATTTTAAAGCGAACGGTTGTCCCTGCCCAAGTGGGTGAAAAAGCCGAACAATCCGCACGGGGAATGGCTGAAACATTCGCGGAAAATATAGCTCTCGTAGGAACGCTGGCAATGGAAATGTTTTATCTCGAAGATGGAAGCCTATACGTCAATGAGCTTGCGCCGCGGCCCCATAATTCGGGCCATTACTCGATTGATGCTTGCAATGTGTCGCAATTTCACTTGCATATACGTGCCATCTGCGGGTGGCCGCTAATCAAACCGGAGTCAACTACGCCGGTGGTGATGGACAATGTTCTTGGTGAACATGTCGAAAAAGCTATAGAAATTATCCCGGCGTATCGAAATGCATTTCTTCATCTATATGGGAAAGAAGAAGCTCGCCCGGGCCGGAAAATGGGCCATGTGAATATTACCGGAAAGACGAGAGAAGAAACATTGATTGAAAGTGAAAAATTGGCAATCCGATCTTAA
- the purB gene encoding adenylosuccinate lyase, producing MIDRYTRPEMGQVWTEENRFQAWLDVEIAACEAWAEQGVIPNEDVVKIRENAGFDIERILEIEATTRHDVVAFTRAVSETLGEERKWVHYGLTSTDVVDTAQSYLLKQANDILRNDLHRFKDVLARKANEHRYTLMMGRTHGVHAEPTTFGVKLALWYAEVKRQIERFEAAAEGVRVGKMSGAVGTFANIPPEIEASVCERLGLAPAPISTQTLQRDRHAHYISTLALIATSIEKMAVEIRNLQKTESREVEEAFGKGQKGSSAMPHKRNPVGSENMTGLSRVIRGHVQTAFENVPLWHERDISHSSAERIIFPDSTILLNYMLNRFTTIIDQLTVYPENMKENINKTFGLVHSQQVLLALIDRGMTREEAYDLVQPKAMEAWETKVSFRTLVEQEENIRKVLDKETLDDCFDERHHLKNVDVLFSRVGL from the coding sequence ATGATTGATCGTTATACGCGCCCGGAAATGGGGCAGGTTTGGACGGAAGAAAACCGATTTCAAGCATGGCTGGATGTGGAAATCGCAGCCTGTGAAGCTTGGGCGGAACAAGGGGTTATTCCGAACGAAGACGTTGTGAAAATCAGGGAAAATGCAGGGTTTGATATTGAACGCATCCTTGAAATCGAAGCAACCACCCGCCATGATGTCGTCGCGTTTACGCGTGCCGTATCCGAGACGCTCGGAGAAGAACGAAAATGGGTGCATTACGGATTAACGTCTACGGATGTTGTCGATACCGCCCAGTCTTACTTGTTAAAACAAGCCAATGACATCCTTCGTAATGACTTGCACCGCTTTAAAGACGTTCTGGCTCGCAAGGCAAATGAGCATCGCTATACATTGATGATGGGCAGAACCCATGGCGTGCACGCAGAACCGACAACATTCGGTGTCAAGCTCGCTCTTTGGTATGCAGAAGTGAAGCGGCAGATCGAACGTTTTGAAGCGGCCGCCGAAGGCGTCCGCGTCGGGAAAATGTCGGGAGCAGTCGGTACGTTCGCGAACATCCCCCCTGAAATTGAGGCGTCCGTTTGCGAGCGTCTAGGGCTTGCGCCGGCACCGATTTCAACACAAACGTTGCAACGCGACCGCCACGCCCACTACATCTCCACGCTCGCGCTTATCGCGACGTCGATTGAAAAAATGGCTGTTGAGATTCGAAACTTGCAAAAAACGGAAAGCCGGGAAGTTGAAGAAGCATTCGGCAAGGGGCAAAAGGGGTCATCCGCGATGCCTCACAAACGTAACCCAGTCGGTTCGGAAAATATGACCGGCTTATCCCGCGTCATTCGCGGGCATGTACAAACCGCATTTGAAAATGTTCCCCTTTGGCATGAACGGGATATTTCCCATTCGTCTGCCGAACGGATAATATTCCCTGACAGCACGATTTTACTCAATTATATGCTGAACCGTTTTACGACCATCATCGATCAACTCACCGTCTACCCTGAGAATATGAAGGAAAATATAAACAAAACCTTTGGCCTTGTCCATTCGCAACAAGTTTTGCTTGCGCTCATCGATCGCGGCATGACGAGGGAAGAAGCCTATGACCTCGTGCAGCCGAAAGCGATGGAAGCATGGGAGACGAAAGTTTCGTTTCGAACACTTGTGGAACAAGAGGAAAATATAAGGAAAGTGCTTGATAAAGAAACCCTTGATGATTGTTTCGATGAACGGCACCATTTGAAAAACGTTGATGTATTATTTTCCAGAGTTGGCCTTTGA
- the purC gene encoding phosphoribosylaminoimidazolesuccinocarboxamide synthase, protein MTLLYEGKAKQLFTTDDDNVLRLMYKNDATAFNGEKHDVLDGKGQLNNAISALFFDVLETEGVRTHFIKKISDTEQLVRPTEIIPLEVVVRNITAGSLARRLGWEEGKTLSEPIVEWYYKDDALGDPLVNDDHIAALGIAKEEELEEMRKRALHVNNILLELCRKANLLLVDFKLEFGLQEDGTLLLADEVSPDTCRFWDAQTKEKMDKDLYRYGLGSLQAGYENILSRIGGVVHD, encoded by the coding sequence ATGACACTTTTATATGAAGGAAAAGCAAAGCAACTGTTTACGACTGACGACGACAACGTTCTGCGGCTTATGTATAAAAATGACGCGACGGCGTTTAACGGCGAGAAGCATGATGTTCTGGATGGGAAAGGGCAGCTGAACAACGCGATTTCCGCGCTGTTTTTTGATGTGCTGGAGACAGAAGGCGTGCGGACGCATTTTATAAAAAAAATCAGCGACACAGAGCAACTCGTGCGTCCGACGGAAATCATTCCGCTTGAGGTTGTTGTGCGCAACATTACCGCTGGCAGTTTGGCACGGCGGCTCGGGTGGGAGGAAGGCAAAACGCTTTCCGAACCGATTGTGGAATGGTACTACAAAGACGATGCTCTCGGAGACCCGCTCGTGAACGATGACCATATTGCCGCTTTGGGCATAGCCAAGGAAGAGGAACTGGAAGAAATGCGCAAGCGGGCGTTGCATGTCAACAACATTTTGCTTGAGCTTTGCCGGAAGGCGAATCTTTTGCTCGTTGATTTTAAATTGGAATTTGGTTTGCAAGAAGACGGCACGTTACTGCTTGCCGATGAAGTTTCGCCGGATACGTGCCGGTTCTGGGATGCGCAAACGAAAGAGAAGATGGATAAAGATCTTTATCGCTATGGTCTCGGTTCACTGCAAGCCGGTTATGAAAACATTCTCTCCCGTATAGGAGGCGTCGTTCATGATTAA
- the purS gene encoding phosphoribosylformylglycinamidine synthase subunit PurS → MINVHVYITLKEGVLDPQGQAVQRSLAALGYEEVDTVNVGKWLKLEIVDGPDVETRVEQMCEQLLANPVIENYTYTLEREEKV, encoded by the coding sequence ATGATTAACGTTCATGTGTACATTACATTAAAAGAAGGTGTGCTCGACCCGCAAGGGCAAGCCGTGCAGCGTTCATTGGCCGCGCTTGGCTATGAAGAGGTCGACACGGTGAATGTCGGTAAATGGTTAAAATTAGAAATTGTGGATGGCCCGGATGTGGAAACGCGTGTTGAACAGATGTGTGAACAGTTGCTAGCCAATCCGGTGATTGAAAACTATACGTATACGCTCGAACGGGAGGAAAAGGTATGA
- the purQ gene encoding phosphoribosylformylglycinamidine synthase subunit PurQ, which translates to MKAAVIVFPGSNCDRDMYHALTDFTDAETVDLVPHTSETVEAYDAIFLPGGFSYGDYLRSGAIARFAPVMQSVIAEAEKGKPILGVCNGFQILLEADLLPGAMKRNKHLKYMCRTVDVNVENADTCFTRAYEQGERLRMPIAHGEGNYECDEATYEALKANNRIAFTYASDVNGSIGNIAGITNEAGNVLGMMPHPERAMEKLLGSEDGRRLFTSVYRHWRDAHAVTT; encoded by the coding sequence ATGAAAGCAGCGGTCATTGTTTTTCCCGGATCGAACTGTGATAGGGATATGTATCATGCGCTGACGGATTTTACCGACGCGGAAACCGTTGATCTTGTCCCCCATACTTCAGAGACTGTTGAAGCCTATGATGCTATTTTCCTGCCGGGCGGATTTTCTTATGGGGATTATTTGCGCTCCGGGGCGATTGCCCGTTTTGCGCCGGTGATGCAAAGTGTAATCGCCGAAGCTGAAAAAGGAAAGCCGATTCTTGGCGTCTGCAATGGCTTTCAAATTTTATTGGAAGCGGATTTGCTGCCCGGAGCCATGAAAAGAAATAAGCATTTGAAGTACATGTGCCGAACGGTTGATGTGAACGTTGAAAATGCCGATACCTGTTTTACACGCGCGTATGAGCAAGGCGAACGTTTGCGGATGCCCATTGCCCATGGCGAAGGAAACTATGAATGTGATGAAGCGACCTATGAAGCATTGAAAGCGAACAACCGTATTGCGTTCACCTATGCATCCGATGTGAACGGGTCGATCGGGAACATCGCGGGGATTACAAATGAGGCAGGCAATGTGCTCGGAATGATGCCCCATCCGGAGCGTGCGATGGAGAAGCTCCTTGGAAGTGAGGATGGACGCCGCTTGTTTACGAGCGTGTATCGCCATTGGAGGGACGCACATGCCGTTACGACTTGA